Proteins encoded within one genomic window of Hevea brasiliensis isolate MT/VB/25A 57/8 chromosome 8, ASM3005281v1, whole genome shotgun sequence:
- the LOC110651817 gene encoding uncharacterized protein LOC110651817 isoform X2, whose amino-acid sequence MSKSTKHEACNWLQHFTVMTAMEGQNKTCLALVADETAAVHFQFWGDECDAFEPGDIIHLINGIFSYNRNNLVLRAGKRGTIEKVGEFTMAFVETPNMSEIRWAPDPSNSKKYVQEAVISTHSRIFPPLA is encoded by the exons ATGTCCAAATCAA CAAAACATGAGGCTTGCAACTGGCTCCAGCACTTCACTGTAAT GACAGCAATGGAAGGGCAGAATAAGACATGCTTGGCCTTGGTGGCTGATGAGACAGCTGCTGTGCATTTCCAGTTTTGGGGAGATGAGTGTGATGCTTTTGAGCCTGGTGACATTATCCATTTAATCAATGGCATTTTCTCCTATAACAGGAACAATCTTGTTTTGAGGGCAGGGAAGAGGGGGACCATAGAGAAAGTGGGAGAATTTACTATGGCGTTTGTGGAGACACCTAACATGAGTGAGATTCGTTGGGCACCAGACCCTAGTAATTCAAAGAAATACGTGCAGGAGGCTGTTATTTCTACCCATTCTCGTATTTTTCCTCCATTGGCGTAA
- the LOC110651817 gene encoding uncharacterized protein LOC110651817 isoform X1: protein MDGKGMVSLKDIVPSAQTNIKTQFILLDKGRTAMEGQNKTCLALVADETAAVHFQFWGDECDAFEPGDIIHLINGIFSYNRNNLVLRAGKRGTIEKVGEFTMAFVETPNMSEIRWAPDPSNSKKYVQEAVISTHSRIFPPLA, encoded by the coding sequence ATGGATGGAAAAGGCATGGTTTCTTTGAAAGACATAGTGCCTTCTGCTCAAACCAATATAAAAACACAATTCATACTTTTGGACAAAGGCAGGACAGCAATGGAAGGGCAGAATAAGACATGCTTGGCCTTGGTGGCTGATGAGACAGCTGCTGTGCATTTCCAGTTTTGGGGAGATGAGTGTGATGCTTTTGAGCCTGGTGACATTATCCATTTAATCAATGGCATTTTCTCCTATAACAGGAACAATCTTGTTTTGAGGGCAGGGAAGAGGGGGACCATAGAGAAAGTGGGAGAATTTACTATGGCGTTTGTGGAGACACCTAACATGAGTGAGATTCGTTGGGCACCAGACCCTAGTAATTCAAAGAAATACGTGCAGGAGGCTGTTATTTCTACCCATTCTCGTATTTTTCCTCCATTGGCGTAA